The nucleotide sequence accccatctcgggggtggaaattttttattatattttgaccgcaaaagttagtaaacacattcattctaagcaaaaaacgttctatacatttttttgataaaatgaatagttttcgatttattcgctatcgaaattgttagttttatatcgaaaaaatcaatgttgttaataagttttcggctaataactccaaaagttttcgttttatcaaaacaactctacttaacaaaaatgtaccttttgaaacaataaacaaaaccgtttcttttagtttttttaagaccaatagtaattgaGCTATACATTATTAAAGTTAGCTCTtctttgtcaaatgctaaatactgtagtttcaaagtcaaagacgggaaaactatgcatttttcgaggataacttgttcaaattaatttaaagcattttaaaatatctatctccagaaataaaaacaaagtctttagctcaaaaatgaagtgacgtatattgaaaagaatgttggtccctacttttttcagcgaaaaagtgatctgaagcaacctcctaatcaccaccctaattaaaattagtcattaaccttatttggtcttctttatttttatattattaataggttctagaagtttgaccggcttagaatgattagttttaaaaaaaaatggagttagaagCGAATAACCAACTTttttagtttggaaaaaaatggccttttcttcagaatagaaagataaccatcagagatacgaaaaaatgtttaaatatgaaattgtagcttatttaattctcaagaaactggtttgcaaaaatttttactacagcaaaaattgagtgagctattgataattaaaacttgtaataaaatgcaaaaaccacctttaccaaccctttcaaaatcacctctttttgcgactgagaattttaaaaagaattaatattaataggcttatagaccttataaaaacctacaaaattcttttttgccaaactttctaagataaataatagaaaagttacggttaaaaaatcaatatattttcttgaaaaaaaaaaggagaaatctaattggaagcataataatgtaagttggcgatgtttttagtcattgcccttattcattcttatttatatattattaatagattctagaagtgtgactggcttagaaagattagttttaaaaaaactggagttaaaagcgaataacgaatttttgtagtttggtaaaaatgtcgatttcttcagaatagaaagattagcatcagagataggaaaaaatgtttaattatgaaattgtaggttatttaattcccaagaaattggtttgagaaaattttttctacgtcaaaaattgagtgaaccgtaaattagtatattattgaaaaccacttatttttttgatataaaactaacactttcgatagcgaataaatcgaaaactattcattttatcaaaaaaatgtatagaacattttttgcttagaatgaatgtttttatcaacttttgtggtcaaaatataataaaaaatttccaccctcgggATGGGGTGataaccacccccatggtaaaagcgcctttcggcatcatacagattttaatccttggactatccactacttgttctcaaattttcaagcaaatcgatccattctgtaaaaattgcgaggtgaaaagcttcagttcctggactattatTAGATATTAAGGAAAttccaaaacaggtcgatttttgatctaagggtgACACaattttacggtacatacatttgtcaaccccctcccttccagttcccccaccccttatttttaaatagggaattaataggggtcgtgttctagctcatttgaaaggttattgaattgtctattcagtaatataaacattaacataattatttatacagggtgcccaagaaaaattattttcaattaaattaattgacacaaaaagaagaatgtatttaatttatttaacttaaaatacattctactgctgacagaaaacagaaaaaaatgtttatttcataaataaacattgtttgttgcttttATTCAATATTCAACATACAAAGagacagatgggtggcagcttgaacactgaaatcaagcgaaaagcaatgtttatttatcaaaaaacatttttctctgttttgtgacagaagtagaatgtattttgaattaaataaattacatacattcttctttttgtgtcaattaatttgattaaaattttttattcttggacaccctgtttaaataattattatgttaatgtttatattattgaatacagaattgaatgacctttcaaatgagcttccacgcgacccctattccctatttcaAAATAAGGGGTggagaagtggaagggagggggttgagaAATGACAGATGTGAATACCGTAAAATTGTGTCctccttagatcaaaaatcgacctgtttcggcatttccttaaaatgtaataactacagccaaatatcgaggtggactgttttctttggtccaCACTGTATGTATATATAAAGAAATTAATGTTTGTAATGcacagataatcgaggttctactgtatatgcTTTTAAGAAAGTAAAATTGTTAAGAACTCAATAGTTtattccaaaaacattttttgttcaGAGATTCATTAACTTATACTTTTCTTTAAAAGTTGTTTTTCAGAATCGTGACATCTACATATTACTTATATAGATATTTTTTCAACCATATTATAAACCAAATactaatttgtaaaaaaaatatagacaaaaaatttCGTTAAAAAAACTGTACccattggtcttaaagaaaaactTTTATATACAACATTTACACAACATTTGGTACCAGGAAACACGTACATATCTTATATCAAATTGTACAATCTATCACTGTTGGTCAGTGCTTTCAACGATAAGCATGATCGACTGCTGCGCTTCCCCTGTCGCTGCAGCAACTCCTCTGACACATTCCACTTGATGTGATGCCCAATCTTTCCTTTGGCAAAACGTGGAACAATAAGGTGTTCGTCTACATAGTGAACATTCGGCTAGGGCTTCTCTGTTGCAATTGGCACACTAAAAATGATAAATAAGTTTAGTGGTCacatacagggtggttcatcttattcgcctcggtctctgtacgggaaaccacttgatattttaaaaaaatttcttcacataaatatacagggcctttaatattacaatctaaaaataatgcgagttatacagggtgctccaaaaaagagtggtatatcaaagttatattttttcttatggaatgccctatatctgataacattactgaattgaccttaaaaaataagctatactttcataagggttccctatacccaaatacagggtgttttgatttatttcgatttttatgaaaatgtaaggttttacaaaaaaataaatatctacgaatctaagaatcagtaacaaattctttcttggatcttaataatagactatttagcatacttaaacagatgccaAAATATGAGATTATtgttaacaaattcaagctgtaataacttacttattttaaatagaacaccctgcatcttactagtctatcgcgtagaaaatttacttagctttcaatttatattagggtttcctatacctatcttttacagggtggtcaaaatattagattgttctattaacaaattcaagctgtaataacttacttattttaaatggaacaccttgtatcttactaatctacagggtgtctgcgtaacttggaaccatatggaaacttttttaatatcaattttacgaaaaaaagttattctttataaagtgctctgcataatctaaaacctaagagtcaatcatcagatatcaaattttgtcaacagtatacgaggtattctttttctcatgatcatctttcagtgcgtcaagtttttcgattttttttctaacgtattaaattgtatatgacagaaaaaaaggcatgccggtgattactttggtaattattctagttcggtgattattctagttgtcgatagatggcgccataataaaaaaatatttttttttaattggataataatattacaaatataatctgtataatttataagactatataaatcaaagaaaataccattttataaatgcaagaaacacatttgatttgtttttattccaaattgaaaataaaatgtgacaactgtcagattgaactaaaatgtcatgttagaataaatgtcgtaaatgtgtattatcacggacttaccctttttcctatcatttgttacgcactgaaaaatgatcatgaaaaagacaatatatcaaaatatatgaatttcgcttaagagcaaactacctttatatttcaaaatatcaaaaaattttattatgaaaagttatttgtaattaaaaatcatatttaaatATGCAacaacagccttctacttgaaaaaaaaaatttctgaaattttcctaaattaccgatttcgaacatcatttttatttattagacatgcaataactcttttattaataattttagaaaaaaaagttattcttcataaaaatctgtgcatggtctaaacctcaagatgaaaccatcagttatccaagtttgttaattttatacgaggtgtgtcaaataatatgaatttagaaagaattctagaattctttctaaattcatattatttgacacacctcgtataaaattaacaaacttggataactgatggttgcatcttaaggTTTAgtccatgcacagatttttatgaagaataacttttttcctaaaattattaataaaagagttattgcatgtctaataaataaaaatgatgtaatttaggaaattttcataaatttttttttcaagtagaaggctgttattgcatatttgaatatggttttaattacaaataacttttcataataaaattttttgatattttgaaatataaaggtagtttgctcttgagcgaaattcatattttttaacatacctcgtacactgttgacaaaatttgatatctgatgattgcatcttaggttctagactatgcagagcactttataaagaatgactttttttcgtaaaatttatattaaaaaagtttcccatatggttccaagttacgcagacaccctgtatagcgtagaaaatttactttgctttcaattcttattagggtttcctatacctatctcccttcattttttaaatatttaaagatttcctaatttgtaagctttaaaaattagaattaagtacctatgtcgtggttatgtacaacacatcaccaacaccgacaatatacttaaatatcttggtcaagatactttcgttaataaaattcatatctttatcatttaatcacacatgtgttcttattttaaatgacagacatactcgatattctattctttataatggaagatatttaaaatctcttcaattccatgtaaacattctcaatacacatgttattacGTAAAAATGTAAATTCCCATGTtgttctgtaaatacccatttttacatatttttgtacaataggatcgttttgcatttaattgtttgcaattgcgattcaaagattcaaacaaaaagtggtgttcttaaatttacttaataaccgttggtttaagatatggaaaatacttatacgaaatgaaatataatttaaatatcttccagaatacggcatctaacatagggtatgcagtttaatataaacatattattcaatgtcacatgtaggccaaaatcaactaaaataatacaacactatgtgtgattacatgatatcaatgaaaattttattaatgacattatcatgtctaagtatattgccagTGTTGATGATGGGTTGTACATATGTAACCGCGACAtatttacttaattctaattattaaagcttgcaaattaggaaatctttaaatatttaacaaataaagggagataggtataggaaaccctaataagcaTTTAAAGCTTAATAAATTTTCTACACGATaggctagtaagatacagggtgttctatttaaaataagtaagttattgcagcttgaatttgttaatagaacaatctaatattttgaccaccctgtaaaaagataggtttagaaaaccctaatacaaattgaaacctaagtatattttctacgcgatatactagtaagatacagggtgtttcattcaaattaagtaagttattacagcttgaatttgttaatagaacaatctcatattttgaccaccctgtaagaaactttgttgcaataagcatctgcttaagtatgctaaatagtcaaatattaagatccaagaaagaatttgttactgattcttagattcgtagatatttatttttttctaaaaccttacatttttataaaaatcgaaataaatcaaaacaccctgtatttatgtatagggaacccttatgaaagtatagcttattttttaaggtcaattcaataatgtcatgaCATATAGGGCATTccagaagaaaaaatataactttgatataccactcttttttggagcaccctgtataattcacattatttttagattgtagtattaatggcgatgtatattactgtgaagaaatttttttaaaatatcaagtggttttccgtacagacaccgaggcgaataagatgaaccaccctgtatatatagtgAGGGGCAAAATTATAGAATAAATTCCTTTTTACGAGAATGGGAGATTTTGtagagaaatcccgaaacaggtcgatttttatttttaaattatgattttttggcatatataccatactagtgacatcattcATCTGGGCATCATGACataatcaataatttttttttaaatgagattagGGGTCGCGtgatattttatttgaaaagttattcaattctcccttccgtaatataaacattaccataattatttataatacagggtgggcaaaaaataattttcgaaataaatTAATTCACACAAAAAGAATGATGTATGTAATTAagttaatttaaaatacattttactgctttctgaaaagaaaaaaatatttatatgacaaataaacattgcttttcgtttgaattaaatgtttaaactgccaagaggcagggtGTTGGCAGCTTTAACAtcaaatttaagcgaaaatcaatgtttatttgtcaaaataaacatttttttttattttctgacagcagtaaaatgtattttgaattaaataaattacatattattcttctttttgtgtgaattaatttaattcaaaaattatcatttttgCCACCCCCTACAAATtaataattatggtaatgtttatacATATTACTGAAAAGAACAtgaaataacctttcaaatgaactatcacacgacccccattctcatttaaaaaaattatcaattatgccaaaaattataatgtaaaaataaaaattgaactgTTTCAGGATTTATCTCAAAAATCTCCCATTATTCCCattttcgaaaaaatgaatgtattccatAATTTTGGCCTTCTCTGTattgtataatatattttatatacagAATTTATAAGTAGttctataattttataaaaaacactaCTGATAAAAAATTTACCTTCTTATGATTTTCATTATCCATTGAAGGTTGTAATGTGGTATCAGAATTGCCCTCAGGTTGCAAAGCAGCTACTTGAGCTTCTACTCTTGCTGCCAATATGGCAGCTTCCTTCTCTCTCTGGTATTTCTCACTCTGCCTGTTCATTGTGTCTTTCAAATCTTCCATTCCTCTTCGGAACTCCAATGCTAACCTATTTATCTACAAAACGAAGATCTCTTATAGAACTGTGGGAATTTTTTTTGGTTAATGGTTAATGTTTTTTTCATAGACGTATAAAACCTAGACTGCGCACTGTAATCTAAAACTATTAGACCAGTGCGACAGCGAAAAATGAGTGTATTGGGTATATACATACATCTCTTTCTAATTGACAGGGTTTATCCAACGACATTGGGTTTATCAACAATGTGACTTTCGCATTGCTGTCGATTTGATAAACCCCACTGATTAGAAAGAGATGTCtataattcaaattcaaaatatcttttattaaaaaaattgtaaacaacacaCTTATAGCAAATTTCCACAATTGAATAATAAGTgtctaatatacatacaaaattacaATTACAACTACTATGAGTTAAAAGTTAAAATGTGTGATTTAAAAACTCATACACAGAATATGGTTCTAAAATCCAACAAAATGCTTTTTATTTCAGTTCTAAATGTACTAAAATTCTGTTGCAATTTAATTCTAACAggtaatttgttaaaaaaatttatacaCGAATATGTAGGTCCTCTCTCTGTTACGACTAGCCTATATATAGGGAAATTGAGCCCTACATACCTAGTGGGTATGCTGTAATTTGGCTCAGAATGTGTAAACCTATCCCTATTCTTGAACAGGAACAGTAAACACTCATATATATAAAGCCCTGCCACCGTTAATAATCCTAACTCCTTAAATTTTCCCCTACAGGTCCTTCAAGCTTTTATCTTGAGCATTGTTCTTATTGCTCTCTTCTGAGTAATGAATACTCTATCAACATCAGTTCCTCCGCCccaaaaaataataccatatcTGAACACTGAGTAGATGTTTGCAAAATAAACTGTCTTAAGGTGTTGTAAATTCAAATACTTAGACATTACTCGTAATGAATAACATGCCGTGTTGATTCTTTTGCGAACAACACCCATATCTTGCCTGCAAAGGTAAAACAGTATATGTGAAAAAAgtgagttttgagataaatgactTTTTGTTCTTTTGTTGTGCCGTTTTGTCATTTATAAAGTAAGACAAGTGAAATTTGGaatataaaaatgttattataaacatgttattataataattattataacagcAAATATGTATAGTTTTTTCAAATGTGCTTGTAAAATGACCTATACTGTTTTACCATTTTTCCAGTATACCCAAAGAGTATATAAAAGACTTTATACGTATATACCGTCGGGGGAGATAAAAATTCCCATTGGTCATACTATGGTAAAGGAGTATATGAAATGTTTATACTATTTTACCATTGCAATTGGGACACCGTTTTTATGAAATATGTTACCGTATAACAGCATATACCACATATATCCTGTTTTACCAGTAGAGTTTCAAAAAATAGATATAACATAATACCAGGGATAAGCAGTGTATGATGATGTATATTATTCTGCCTTTGTAGAGTTTGTCGAATATACTGTTTTACCATAGCAGAGACGCAAGTACACGTACTCATATACTGTTTTACCagtgtcacattttgaaaactaaatgagatagaaataaactaaaaattgcaTTAGAAAGAGCGGAAAAAAATTACCCAGTTTTGGCGGCAAattcaaaaatcgatttttttcacatATACTGTTTTACCTTGGCAGGCAAGATATGCTCTGACCAATTCAGATGTTGATCTATGTAAATACCCaagaattttgtatttgttgATAATACAACAGTTTGATCATCCAACTCAATCTCCTCTGGAATTATCTCATTATTTTGCTTTGTGTGAAAACAAACACAGTGAATCTTCTCagtatttaaaaccaatttattttttaagaaccAATTCTGAGCTGTTTTTAAGTGATCTGAAGAAATACTCAGAAGATGCTCAAACGTTGATGCTAATGTTAATAAGTTTGCATCATCTGCAAAATTTACAAGGTGGGACTCACTGCTCAGTATTTCGCTATCAAGATTGTTAatgtagaaaacaaaaagaaatggtCCCATGACACTGCCCTGAGCAATACCAAGTTGTAAATTCCCTTCTTCTGAAGAAAACTGTTGTCCTTCTCGAGTTATGTCGGTAGTAAACTGATGGGTCTATAATTTTCCAATTTGGTTTAATCTCTCTTTTTATGTAAAGGTTTCACTAGGGCTAACTTTAGTTGGTTAGGGAAAATACCATCCTTAAAAGAGTTATTAATAATGTGGCACAATGGTTCTGCAATCTCTTCTACACAATGTTTCAATAGATTCGCTGAGATCCCATCATAACctgcactttttttattttttagctttGATATGATATTAAGAATTTCAGAAATAGTTACTGGTATAAGAAAAAAAGATTTGTTGTTATATGGAATACTGCATGAAAAAGTGGCTTGAGGTtgagtttttattaaattaggacCTGCATGAAGTACAAATTTGTTAAAGCTATTACAAATATCCTCAGGCTTACCACTAATATTCGAAGTTTGATCGACATATTCTGTAACTGTACCATTAATTTCCCTAAAAATCTGCCAAACACATTTTGATTTGCTTTCACTGTTATTTATACGTTCTTCATAATGAGCACTTCTTGCATCGCTCAGGAGATGATTGTATTCTTCTTTGTTTTGTAAGCCTCACTATAGACCAAGTCAGACCTACTAAGCACTAGAAGGATGTCTAGCTCATTCTTACATGCAGCAACCTGCTGATTAGGTTTTGGTATTTTTTTTGCCATACATTTTTGCTGAACTGAGACTATAGGAAAGCAATAATCAAAGGTAGACCCAACAATGCCGACAAAAGCATCCCATTGCTCATCTACCAGTGATTCAGGGGTAAAAAACACCAAGTCccatttttgacaaaaaagcACAGACTTGAAGTTATATTTATTTGTAattgaaaaaattctttttttaactttttttgagTTTTCCACTTATTTACCTTATACACTCATTTTTCTCAGTCACCCTGGTCACATAGTTTTAGAATGCAGCACGCAGTCTAGGtattatattattatgtctgATGTTTTTGGTTAACATATTTTGAAGTAGGTATATGTATAGTAATCCAACAAACGTTTTAACACATTGAACGCTGTGCGAATCATATATGATTCACACTTATTTTACTTACAGGGCCGCACCAATCACAGTTGTTTCGCAGTGACTGTTATACTGTAAGGACAACAGCTCAGTCGGCCCAGAAATTCTTTAATAATATATACATTAGGGTGGAgcgaaaaattcaattttcgaaATTTGAAGTGGGGTAGTGTGCAAAAGTTGTCTATCGGTATACAAAATAACGTGTTAAAAgcacaaataaattaaaaatatttcagagGTTCCCCGAACGCTTCGAATTTTACAATAATAAGATATATTACATACACGGTATTTTTACGGTTTACAACATCAGTTTGATTCTCCCCCGTCAAGTATATAGGACATGTGACGCCGCAGTCTGGAACTGCATCTCATATTAAACCAGCAATCGTAAATTTCTTAGAGACAAAGGTGGACTTTTCCCATTTAAATGCTATCGGATATGACGGAACAGTTGTGAACACTGGAAATAAAAATGGTGCCATAAGAATGGTGGAAATATATCTTAAACGCCCCGTGCAGTGGTAGATCTGCCTTTTTCACGCAAATGAATTACCCCTAAGGCACTTATTTCAAAAGTTAGATGGGCCTTCAACAGGACCTAGCGGATATTCTGGTACCATTGGAAAAGCTTTAGAAAGCTGTGAAAATTTGCCAGTTGTGTCATTTAATCCAATACAGAGTGGAAACTTTCCAGTGCTTGTTCCTGATGATCTAAGTACCGATCAAAAATATTTGTGGGATATATGTCAAACTGTTACTTCTGGCATTTGCACGGAGAGCCTAGCCAATCGAAACCCGGGCAAATTATCCCATTCCCGTTGGCTAACAGCTGCAAATAGGATACTTAGACTTTATATATCCACAAATGAAGTCTCAAGTAATCTTCAAATTCTAAGCGAATACGTACTAAAGGTGTACGTACCTTTATGGTTCCATATTAACCTAAAGCCGTTATGTAAGGACGGTCCTCGTCATCTGCTGAATATGATTAGATGGTCCAGAAATTTTGACAAGAAACTTTTGGAAATTATTGATCCCGTCATTCAGCGAAACGGTTTCTATGCTCATCCAGAAAATCTGTTACTTGCGGTGGTAACAGATGAAACCAAGTCCATAAGGGAGCTAGGTTATCGTCGTCTCTTGAAAATTCGTCAGCAAAATCAGAATAATCaatatataagattttttactattccaaaaatttattttaatgccACATACTTTGTGGAACTCATCGATTGGCAGTCTTGCAGGCTGACGGAATCTCCATTACTAGCTAATATTTCTAACAAAGACATTTTAGCATGATAGGAGTGCCAGATCAAATGAAAATTGTTAAATATCCATGTAATACTCAAGCAGTTGAACGATGTGTCACACTGGTTACCGAAGCTTCTATGGCGGTCCGTGGGGAGGACAACAGGGATGGATTTATCAAATCAAGATTAGACTCACGACAACAGATGCCGCATTTTAATACAAAACGTGAGTACTCACTAGACACTATATAAAACCATATTTACATTATGAGTTAGGGGGTGAAAAGAATTTTTGGGGGTGGAGGGCGGTGGCGGAGGGGGTGGTGGTGGAACTCGTTTAGCAGCCACCTCCtcgtggtgagttctgggttgcattttaatgataaaatataaaatacaagtGAAGAGCTGCTATTAATGTATACAACGTTATAGGCAAATTTCAAGTCCCAGGGGGAACCTCCAAATTACAACACAGGGGGTTTATTTTTTTTCCCTATAATATACTACCTAATAGACAACTTTTCGGTACTAGCCcatttcaaaaaaagaaaaatgaaaaatatcgGTCAACTTCGCTCCACCCTAATATACATTACGGCGTTCAACGTGTTACTGTAGGTTATAAatgattttattgtaaaaaaaacctaaaaattgaGGATACTGTACCTGGAGAGCAATTTCTTCTAGCCTTTTAATCTGTATTTGGGGATCAATACTTCCTACTGGTTCTATTAATTGATAATCATTTGAATCGAGCCCTTCTGCTAAATTCTGCCACGCTTCTTCTTTGCACTGGTGGTCACTGTCCTCCCCATTCGATCTTTTGATCGAGTCATTTTCTTTTCTTCGTTTTCTCTTGTATGGAGTAAATAGTCTAACAGGGCCTGTGGCTGTTTCGTCATCACAACACGCTGCACATGTACAACTCGTTGCATGTGGAAGAATGATACCTAGAATATATAgatgatatagaatatttttctCTAGACTATGCACACACCAAATTATCAGCGGACAGAAGTAGACAAgtcaactttttttaaatttattaaaaacatcTAAAGATTATCTACTGCTGAAATATAACAGTAAAATCAAAATCAAATCAATCAAAAACACCTAAAAAAATTATCTACTActgaaatataacaaaaaaattaaatgtcaTAATAGTACTTATTTATACTCATAATTTTAACTTTAGTTGATTAATTTTAACTCCAAACCTAAAAAATAAACTTGTCTGCTTTTGTCCATGCACCACATGTGTGATACATCAGGGAAATAAGTAAAAAAGGCTCTGTTCGGGACTGTGAAAATCCAGGTAAgtatctgaatttttttttagttactaTAGGCTTATAAAAAGA is from Diabrotica virgifera virgifera chromosome 9, PGI_DIABVI_V3a and encodes:
- the LOC126892974 gene encoding deformed epidermal autoregulatory factor 1-like — its product is MENSNSEGVVLPDISEAEHLASEHDNDNGDSVVDSKKSLVSTVSVRHAGVPVTLPVGSLITSTFNVITQDQIPHFKPMICVDNSGYLATDGSTGELKTIVIQQEDVSGGSSVNTPVSSASVGSWNDAANAAVLPVRCKNTSAELHKCRFGSGGRGRCIKLGNSWYTPSEFEALCGRASSKDWKRSIRFGGRSLQTLIDEGIILPHATSCTCAACCDDETATGPVRLFTPYKRKRRKENDSIKRSNGEDSDHQCKEEAWQNLAEGLDSNDYQLIEPVGSIDPQIQIKRLEEIALQINRLALEFRRGMEDLKDTMNRQSEKYQREKEAAILAARVEAQVAALQPEGNSDTTLQPSMDNENHKKCANCNREALAECSLCRRTPYCSTFCQRKDWASHQVECVRGVAAATGEAQQSIMLIVESTDQQ